A window of the Tunturibacter empetritectus genome harbors these coding sequences:
- the uxaC gene encoding glucuronate isomerase, with the protein MILDPNRLFPAESDARSVSARLYETVRDLPILSPHGHTDPRWFAENEAFANPTALFIQPDHYIFRMLYSQGISLESIGIPPLDGTAASVDPKEVWRLFAKNYYLFRGTPTRLWLDYSLENQFGLTKRLSPENADEYYEIISQKLQTPQFRPRALYEQFNIEVLSTTDPPLDSLEYHKAIRESGWKGRILPTFRPDSVIDADHTGFLANILKLGEITGENTTTWDGYLDALRNRRAFFKSMGATATDHGHPTAFSADLDHDTAASLFGRIISGRSVPQEQEYFRAQMLTEMAGMSVEDGLTMQLHPGSVRNHNRQLYERFGRDKGADIPSQTEYVRALQPLLNRYGNDQRLTFILFTLDESTFSRELAPLAGHYPALKLGPPWWFHDSAEGMMRFRELATETAGFYNTVGFNDDTRALLSIPSRHDVARRIDCAFLGRLVVEHRLDEDEAFEVIQDLTVNLVRKAYKL; encoded by the coding sequence ATGATTCTCGACCCAAACAGACTCTTTCCCGCTGAGAGCGACGCGCGGTCAGTCTCAGCAAGACTCTATGAGACAGTGCGGGATCTGCCCATCCTCTCGCCCCATGGGCACACCGACCCGCGCTGGTTCGCCGAGAACGAAGCCTTCGCCAATCCCACAGCTCTCTTCATCCAGCCTGACCACTACATCTTTCGCATGCTCTACTCGCAGGGAATCTCGCTGGAGTCAATCGGCATCCCTCCACTCGACGGCACCGCCGCATCCGTCGACCCAAAAGAGGTCTGGCGCCTCTTCGCAAAAAACTACTATCTCTTTCGCGGCACCCCAACTCGCCTGTGGCTCGACTACTCCTTAGAAAATCAATTCGGTCTGACCAAACGTCTCAGCCCGGAGAACGCAGACGAGTACTACGAGATCATCTCGCAGAAACTGCAAACCCCCCAGTTCCGGCCACGCGCGCTCTACGAGCAGTTCAACATCGAAGTCCTCTCCACCACCGACCCCCCCCTCGATAGTCTCGAGTATCACAAAGCCATCCGGGAGTCGGGCTGGAAGGGCCGCATCCTGCCCACCTTTCGTCCGGATTCCGTAATCGACGCCGACCATACCGGATTTCTCGCGAACATCCTGAAGCTCGGTGAGATCACAGGAGAAAACACCACAACCTGGGACGGCTATCTCGACGCACTCCGCAACCGCCGCGCCTTCTTCAAGTCCATGGGCGCCACCGCAACTGATCACGGCCACCCCACAGCTTTCTCAGCCGACCTGGACCATGACACCGCAGCCTCCCTCTTTGGTCGAATCATCTCCGGCCGCTCCGTACCCCAGGAGCAGGAGTACTTCCGTGCCCAGATGCTTACCGAGATGGCCGGCATGAGCGTCGAAGACGGACTCACCATGCAGCTCCACCCCGGTTCGGTCCGCAACCACAACCGCCAGCTCTACGAGAGATTCGGTCGCGACAAGGGCGCAGACATCCCTTCCCAGACCGAGTACGTCCGTGCCCTTCAGCCTCTGCTGAACCGCTATGGAAACGACCAGCGACTCACCTTCATCCTCTTCACCCTCGACGAGTCCACCTTCTCCCGCGAACTGGCTCCTCTGGCCGGTCACTATCCGGCGCTCAAGCTCGGTCCTCCATGGTGGTTCCACGACTCCGCCGAGGGCATGATGCGCTTCCGCGAACTGGCCACCGAAACCGCCGGGTTCTACAACACCGTCGGCTTCAACGACGACACCCGCGCCCTCCTCTCCATTCCCTCGCGCCACGACGTAGCCCGCCGCATCGACTGCGCCTTCCTAGGCCGTCTCGTAGTCGAACATCGCCTCGACGAAGACGAAGCCTTCGAAGTCATTCAGGACCTCACCGTAAACCTGGTCCGGAAAGCCTACAAGCTCTAA
- the msrB gene encoding peptide-methionine (R)-S-oxide reductase MsrB, with the protein MTRRVFVAGGAAVAASYAVLVMRRAPGVEASVAIHGTPGEVTIVNFSNDGKNLGKQTVAKIVKTDGEWLRQLGKNSFEISREADTEMPYSGVSLNEHGKGVFRCIGCDTALFDSQTKFESGTGWPSFWAPIAKENVAEVTDRSMGIERIEVKCMRCEGHLGHVFDDGPAPTGLRYCMNSASMKFEKA; encoded by the coding sequence ATGACCAGACGGGTGTTTGTGGCAGGCGGGGCTGCGGTTGCAGCTTCTTATGCTGTGCTGGTGATGCGGAGAGCCCCCGGCGTCGAGGCCAGCGTGGCGATCCATGGCACACCGGGCGAGGTCACGATCGTCAACTTCAGCAATGACGGAAAGAACCTGGGTAAGCAGACGGTTGCAAAGATCGTGAAGACCGATGGCGAGTGGCTTCGACAGCTGGGCAAAAACTCGTTCGAGATCTCGAGAGAGGCGGATACCGAGATGCCCTATTCGGGCGTAAGCCTGAACGAGCATGGCAAAGGTGTCTTTCGCTGCATCGGCTGCGACACGGCGTTGTTCGATTCGCAGACGAAGTTCGAATCGGGTACAGGTTGGCCAAGCTTCTGGGCGCCGATTGCGAAGGAGAATGTTGCCGAGGTAACGGACCGTTCCATGGGGATAGAGCGCATCGAGGTGAAGTGTATGCGGTGCGAGGGGCATTTGGGGCATGTCTTTGACGATGGCCCTGCGCCGACGGGACTGAGATATTGCATGAACTCGGCTTCAATGAAGTTTGAGAAGGCTTAG
- a CDS encoding beta-N-acetylhexosaminidase — protein sequence MHSYRLGALIVGFGLFASVASAQSSIKLIPRPREIHATGDEVLTHGVGIFCVAPCAVEDRFAADDLAASLKERDIVGSTGAVSIELARTSAHPEVKFTEEMKAEGYVIAAGGGGLQVIGDSAAGLFYGVQTVKQLIEGDGAKAVLHAANVRDWPTMKYRGLDDDLSRGPVTTLEFQKHLIRTLAAYKVNLYSPYFEHTQQYASNPLMAPPGGSVSAEETRELVEYARLYHIDVVPEQEAFGHLHHNLAWEQYQPLAETPHGAVLAPGQPGSIALIKQMFTELAALYPGPFLHIGADETVDLGLGQTKADVDTRGLGPVYLDFLQRIVTELKPLNRRFLFWGDIAHDSPDLLKDLPQSFKDSTIAVSWVYTPEARGYDRFLTPFTNAGMETWVAPSVNNFRKVYPNNNYALENIQRFTADGQRLGSTGQLNTIWNDDGEGLFNQDWYGILFGAAAAWQKGESSIPEFQNSYAQVFHGDATGYLNEAQKEMMLAHSVLKDQAKEGDGTNSIFWLDPMSKDGIRIGAQVLPYAHELRLHAERALTLIAQARAAAPASPTVSAGPKAYDPADSYPSAPTTLRETAAIDALELGARRMDLIGLKFQLSEEIAEGYQRAYAMQNTTDKKQRMSVSRELSDINGVNGRIQDFIDAYSLLRDLYEQAWYRSNRAYALRPTLEHYDYTVGIWEGRSDRLRSAQRQWSDTHTLPPAADLGIPPPAPAAK from the coding sequence ATGCACTCTTACCGACTTGGCGCTCTCATTGTGGGCTTTGGCCTGTTTGCTTCTGTCGCATCTGCTCAGTCTTCTATTAAATTGATCCCGAGGCCGCGTGAGATCCATGCAACGGGGGATGAGGTGCTGACGCATGGGGTGGGTATTTTCTGCGTGGCTCCCTGTGCTGTGGAGGACCGTTTTGCGGCGGACGATTTGGCCGCGTCGCTGAAGGAACGCGACATTGTGGGGTCGACGGGCGCGGTTTCGATTGAGTTGGCACGAACGAGTGCTCATCCGGAGGTGAAGTTTACCGAGGAGATGAAGGCTGAAGGCTACGTGATCGCCGCAGGTGGGGGTGGGCTGCAGGTGATTGGGGATTCGGCGGCGGGTCTGTTTTATGGGGTGCAGACGGTTAAGCAGCTGATTGAAGGGGATGGGGCGAAGGCGGTTCTGCATGCGGCGAATGTGAGGGATTGGCCGACGATGAAGTATCGCGGGCTGGATGACGATCTGTCGCGGGGGCCGGTGACGACACTGGAGTTTCAGAAGCACCTGATTCGGACGCTGGCGGCTTATAAGGTGAATTTGTATTCTCCGTACTTTGAACATACGCAGCAGTATGCTTCGAATCCGCTGATGGCTCCGCCGGGCGGGAGTGTTTCGGCGGAGGAGACCCGGGAACTGGTGGAGTATGCGCGGCTGTACCACATTGATGTGGTGCCGGAGCAGGAGGCGTTTGGGCACCTGCACCATAATCTGGCGTGGGAGCAGTATCAGCCGCTGGCGGAGACTCCGCATGGCGCGGTGCTGGCGCCGGGGCAGCCGGGGTCGATTGCGCTGATCAAGCAGATGTTTACAGAGCTAGCGGCGCTGTATCCGGGGCCGTTTTTGCATATCGGCGCGGATGAGACGGTTGACCTGGGACTCGGGCAGACCAAGGCTGACGTGGACACGCGAGGGCTGGGGCCAGTTTATCTGGATTTTCTGCAGCGAATTGTGACGGAGTTGAAGCCGCTCAATAGAAGGTTCCTGTTTTGGGGGGATATCGCGCATGATTCGCCGGACTTGCTGAAGGATCTGCCGCAGTCGTTCAAGGATTCGACGATCGCGGTTTCTTGGGTTTATACCCCGGAGGCTCGTGGGTATGACCGGTTCTTGACGCCGTTTACGAATGCGGGGATGGAGACTTGGGTGGCTCCGAGCGTGAACAACTTCAGGAAGGTTTATCCGAACAACAACTATGCGCTCGAAAATATTCAGCGGTTTACGGCCGACGGGCAACGGCTGGGGTCTACCGGACAGCTGAACACGATCTGGAATGATGACGGGGAGGGGCTCTTCAATCAGGATTGGTATGGGATTCTGTTTGGTGCAGCGGCGGCTTGGCAGAAGGGCGAGTCTTCCATTCCAGAGTTCCAGAACTCTTACGCGCAGGTGTTTCACGGCGACGCGACTGGCTATCTGAATGAGGCGCAGAAGGAGATGATGCTGGCGCACTCAGTGTTGAAGGACCAGGCCAAGGAAGGGGATGGGACCAACAGCATCTTCTGGCTGGACCCGATGTCGAAGGATGGGATCAGGATCGGGGCGCAGGTGCTTCCGTATGCACATGAGTTGCGGCTTCATGCGGAGCGAGCGCTGACTCTGATTGCACAGGCAAGGGCTGCTGCGCCTGCGTCACCTACGGTTTCTGCAGGGCCTAAGGCTTATGATCCTGCGGACTCCTATCCTAGTGCGCCTACGACGCTTCGGGAGACTGCGGCTATCGACGCACTTGAACTAGGCGCTCGACGGATGGATCTGATCGGGTTGAAGTTTCAGCTGTCGGAGGAGATTGCAGAGGGTTATCAACGCGCCTACGCGATGCAGAACACGACGGATAAGAAGCAGCGCATGAGTGTGAGCCGTGAACTGTCGGATATCAACGGCGTGAATGGCCGGATTCAGGACTTCATTGACGCCTATTCCCTGCTGCGTGATCTGTACGAGCAGGCGTGGTACCGGTCGAATCGCGCGTATGCGCTGCGGCCGACGCTGGAGCACTACGACTACACGGTTGGAATCTGGGAGGGTCGGAGCGACAGGCTTCGAAGTGCGCAGCGTCAGTGGTCGGATACACACACGCTGCCGCCGGCTGCGGACCTGGGGATACCACCTCCGGCTCCGGCGGCGAAATGA
- a CDS encoding Hsp70 family protein: protein MLSTDSIGPSLGIDFGTTNSSIAFTRGNGEVELVSFPAGAATTESFRSVLYLEQHRHASRTQIKGFTGPQAIEHYLRAEHKGRLIQSLKSYLSSRTLTGTEVFGRRYTIEDLIARILTDLRLSAERQLGRPVRQATVGRPVRFVGAESVEDDDFAMQRLRHAFVHAGFESVEFEMEPIAAAYAYESTLDHDELILIGDFGGGTSDFSLLHVGPGVRARGRTAKDLLGNSGLGLAGDSFDARIVRKLVSPALGSDSLERSYAQARDRPASIIPAAPAWIYANLERWHYLSFLKTRNVAEILKSARARAQEPEKIEALINLIEEDLGYQLHQAVQRLKVDLSHHESAEFHFRDGSMDLVATVERKEFEGWIVEELQSIERCVDTLLATSNIPAREVDRVFLTGGTSFVPAVRRIFESRFGASRVRTGNEFTSVARGLALRAEEVRLTGS, encoded by the coding sequence ATGCTTTCGACGGACTCCATCGGCCCCTCACTCGGAATTGATTTCGGCACAACGAACAGCTCCATCGCGTTTACCCGCGGGAATGGCGAGGTGGAGTTGGTCTCTTTTCCTGCGGGAGCGGCAACTACGGAGTCATTCCGCTCTGTGCTTTACCTGGAGCAGCACAGGCATGCGAGCCGCACGCAGATTAAAGGATTCACCGGGCCGCAGGCGATTGAGCACTATCTTCGTGCCGAGCATAAGGGCCGGCTGATTCAGTCTCTCAAGTCTTATCTCTCTAGCCGGACGTTGACCGGAACTGAAGTTTTTGGGCGGCGTTACACCATTGAAGACCTGATCGCTCGTATCCTCACCGATCTGAGATTGTCTGCTGAGCGGCAGTTGGGACGCCCAGTGCGCCAGGCCACGGTAGGGCGACCTGTGCGCTTTGTTGGCGCAGAGAGCGTAGAAGATGATGACTTTGCCATGCAGCGGCTGCGACACGCGTTCGTTCATGCCGGTTTTGAGTCGGTCGAGTTTGAGATGGAACCGATTGCGGCGGCTTACGCTTACGAGTCCACGCTCGATCACGACGAACTGATTTTGATTGGGGACTTCGGCGGGGGTACAAGCGACTTCTCGTTGCTGCATGTTGGCCCCGGCGTTCGCGCGCGAGGTCGAACGGCGAAGGATCTTCTGGGCAACAGCGGGCTGGGGCTGGCGGGTGACAGCTTCGACGCGCGGATCGTTCGGAAGCTGGTTTCTCCGGCGCTGGGGTCTGACAGTTTGGAGCGGTCTTACGCTCAGGCTCGGGACCGTCCGGCTAGCATCATCCCGGCGGCTCCGGCGTGGATCTATGCCAACCTGGAGCGCTGGCACTACCTCTCGTTTCTGAAGACGCGAAACGTCGCGGAGATTCTGAAGAGTGCACGGGCACGGGCGCAGGAGCCGGAGAAGATCGAAGCGCTCATCAATTTGATCGAAGAGGACCTTGGATACCAGCTGCATCAGGCTGTCCAGCGTTTGAAGGTTGACTTGTCACATCACGAGTCTGCCGAGTTTCATTTTCGCGATGGCAGTATGGACCTTGTTGCGACGGTTGAGCGCAAGGAGTTTGAAGGATGGATCGTGGAAGAGTTGCAATCAATCGAGCGGTGCGTCGATACTCTGCTGGCTACAAGCAATATTCCTGCCAGAGAGGTTGACCGGGTGTTTTTGACTGGAGGAACCAGCTTCGTTCCTGCAGTGCGGCGTATCTTCGAATCCCGGTTCGGTGCATCTCGTGTGCGCACTGGCAATGAATTTACTTCGGTGGCGCGGGGGCTTGCACTGCGTGCCGAAGAGGTTCGACTAACGGGAAGCTAG
- a CDS encoding sodium:solute symporter family transporter, which translates to MYVAVTPTRLHPFDLGLIVVYLIGITLFGLRFRSGKDPNARSLRSYFLADQTIPWWAIALSIVSAETSTLTIISIPGVAFAGDFGFLQIVIGYMLGRVVVALIFLPKYFEGRMLTAYQLIDQRFGHTLHKVTAGLFLLTRAAAEGVRVFAVSIVVGIAIGTRDVLSIGIISALTLLYTFEGGMAAVIWTDVVQMAIYIGGTMVAIFTLGTHVPGGWSQIHEVAAAAGKFRLFHFALNLTQSYTFWAGVLGGTFLTMASHGTDQLMVQRMLAARNLRESRLALLASGAVIFLQFTLFLLIGVGLYVFYGLHPAVFASADRIFPTFIVREMPIGIAGLLVAAILAAAMSNLSAALNSLSSTTVVDFYMHWRPEADDRERMMISRSSTVVWALVLFGVAMYSVFAGGKGHVVEVGLSIASVAYGALLGVFLLGTLTRYATQTGAILGMICGFGLNLLLWLSPGVIKVGPVTIPHIAFTWYVLIGSIVTFVVGSVGSLLFRGDGTTQKSQRTTAKAAGLVIALSLPFLLSPRGAAETNKGYDFSAVSTLVDEAISAKKIPGAVVLINHDGRTVFEKAFGNRALEPAVEPMTEDTVFDMASLTKCLVTATAVMQLYEAHKLQFDEPVAKYLPEFAVNGKQAVTIRELLTHYSGLPEDIDLKDAWGLAAPDKAEGIRRAMNATLETVPGTHFKYSDINFITLGVLVEKISGQPLEQYAQEHIFGPLGMTHTRYLPMDKACGTLPDGAGSYTSAGGHGFDRCKADGWLRERWIPNIAPTAYDDQGTAATNPDFGRMLRGTVHDPTTRRMGGVAGHAGVFSKSADVSLFAQGLLDRLAGRPSNFPLSQATLKLMTEPEQPSTAVSGATIFTPDGKTTTGVAVRGFGWDINSAYSRPRGEVFPIGSFGHTGFTGTSLWMDPESDSFVVVLSNAIHPRGAPPISMLRGQVASAAARAMRIGAEHATTFASSQTLTGVDVLEATHFEALAEAAKRHGNHLRLGLLTNQTGVDREGRRTIDILQHSLPEVELKTLFSPEHGLLGTKDVVKIGNDVDPATKLPILSLYGAKPEQRHPSLESLKNLDAVVIDLQDVGVRFFTYETLVGYFLEAAAQAHIEIILLDRPNPNGGVAVQGPVSDAGAESYNNYMSMPVRNGMTLGELALYFNSERRVSGPTSPNILVPIHAQLVVVPMQNWSRTQYFDETGLKWINPSPNLRTPAAATLYPAVGLAEMTNISVGRGTDKPYEHIGAPYINAPELAAYLTARKISGVSFAPTNFAVAEDSNHYPSHGKTIPGIAFTVTDRAVFNSPEMGIELLSALHHLYPEFQLAKAAYLVTNVDTMQSLTNLDDPRKIAAGWARELAAFERQRENYLLYK; encoded by the coding sequence ATGTATGTTGCCGTAACTCCAACGCGCCTTCATCCCTTCGATCTCGGTTTGATCGTCGTTTATCTGATCGGAATCACTCTCTTCGGCCTGCGGTTTCGGAGTGGCAAAGATCCAAATGCGAGATCGCTGCGCAGCTATTTTCTGGCTGACCAGACGATTCCATGGTGGGCGATTGCGCTGTCGATCGTCTCTGCGGAGACGAGTACGCTGACGATCATCAGCATTCCGGGAGTCGCGTTTGCAGGGGACTTCGGGTTTCTGCAGATTGTGATCGGGTACATGCTGGGCCGCGTGGTGGTGGCGTTGATCTTTCTGCCTAAATATTTTGAGGGGCGAATGTTGACCGCTTATCAGCTGATCGATCAGCGCTTCGGACATACGCTGCACAAGGTGACCGCGGGATTGTTTCTGCTGACTCGGGCGGCGGCTGAAGGAGTGCGGGTGTTCGCGGTGAGCATCGTGGTAGGGATCGCGATTGGGACGCGGGATGTGCTGTCGATTGGAATTATCTCGGCGCTTACGCTGCTGTATACGTTTGAGGGCGGGATGGCGGCGGTGATCTGGACCGATGTGGTGCAGATGGCGATCTACATCGGCGGGACGATGGTTGCGATCTTTACGCTGGGGACGCATGTACCAGGGGGATGGTCGCAGATACATGAAGTCGCGGCGGCGGCGGGTAAGTTTCGGCTCTTTCACTTTGCGCTGAACCTGACGCAGAGTTATACGTTCTGGGCAGGCGTACTGGGGGGGACGTTCCTGACGATGGCGTCGCATGGCACGGATCAGTTGATGGTGCAGAGGATGCTGGCGGCTCGGAATTTGCGCGAGTCACGGCTGGCATTGCTGGCTAGCGGTGCGGTGATTTTTTTGCAGTTCACGTTGTTTCTATTGATTGGTGTGGGGTTGTATGTCTTCTACGGTCTGCATCCTGCGGTGTTCGCGTCGGCTGATCGGATCTTCCCGACGTTTATTGTGCGGGAGATGCCGATTGGGATCGCCGGGCTTCTGGTAGCGGCGATTCTTGCAGCGGCGATGTCGAATTTGAGCGCGGCGTTGAACTCGCTTTCTTCGACGACGGTGGTGGACTTCTACATGCATTGGCGGCCGGAGGCGGATGACCGTGAACGGATGATGATCTCGCGCTCGAGCACGGTTGTTTGGGCGCTGGTGCTGTTTGGGGTCGCGATGTATAGCGTGTTTGCTGGCGGGAAGGGCCACGTGGTAGAGGTAGGGTTGTCGATTGCTTCGGTGGCCTATGGTGCTTTGCTGGGTGTGTTTCTGCTCGGGACGCTGACTCGATATGCCACGCAGACGGGAGCGATTCTAGGAATGATCTGCGGGTTTGGGTTGAATCTTTTGCTCTGGCTCTCTCCGGGTGTGATCAAGGTGGGACCAGTCACGATTCCGCACATCGCGTTCACCTGGTATGTGCTGATTGGGTCGATTGTTACGTTCGTAGTTGGGTCGGTTGGAAGCTTGCTGTTTCGAGGGGATGGCACGACGCAGAAGTCGCAGCGCACTACGGCTAAGGCGGCTGGACTTGTGATCGCGCTGTCTCTTCCGTTTCTGCTTTCTCCACGAGGGGCTGCGGAGACGAATAAGGGATACGACTTCAGCGCGGTCTCGACGCTTGTGGATGAGGCGATAAGCGCGAAGAAGATACCGGGTGCAGTGGTGCTCATCAACCACGATGGCAGAACTGTGTTTGAAAAGGCATTTGGGAATCGTGCACTTGAGCCTGCGGTGGAGCCGATGACGGAAGATACGGTCTTCGATATGGCTTCACTGACGAAGTGTCTGGTTACGGCTACGGCCGTGATGCAGCTCTATGAGGCGCATAAGCTGCAGTTCGACGAGCCGGTGGCAAAGTATCTGCCGGAGTTCGCGGTGAATGGGAAGCAGGCGGTTACGATTCGTGAGTTGCTGACGCACTACTCGGGCTTGCCAGAGGATATTGACCTGAAAGATGCGTGGGGATTGGCTGCTCCGGACAAGGCGGAGGGGATTCGGCGGGCAATGAATGCGACGCTGGAGACTGTGCCGGGAACGCACTTCAAGTATTCGGATATTAACTTCATCACGTTAGGGGTGCTGGTGGAGAAGATCAGTGGGCAGCCGCTGGAGCAGTATGCGCAGGAGCATATTTTTGGGCCGCTGGGGATGACGCACACGCGCTACCTCCCAATGGACAAGGCTTGTGGAACGTTGCCGGATGGTGCAGGTTCGTATACCAGCGCTGGAGGCCATGGGTTTGACCGATGCAAAGCGGATGGATGGCTTCGGGAGAGATGGATTCCGAACATTGCTCCCACTGCTTATGACGATCAAGGGACGGCGGCTACGAATCCTGACTTTGGCCGGATGCTGCGCGGGACCGTGCATGATCCGACGACTCGGCGGATGGGCGGTGTTGCGGGGCATGCTGGAGTATTTTCTAAGTCTGCGGATGTCTCGCTGTTCGCCCAGGGATTGTTGGATCGGCTTGCGGGTAGACCGAGTAACTTTCCGTTGAGTCAGGCGACGCTGAAGTTGATGACGGAGCCGGAGCAGCCGTCTACTGCGGTGAGCGGCGCAACGATCTTTACTCCGGACGGAAAGACGACTACAGGCGTTGCGGTGCGAGGATTTGGCTGGGATATAAATTCGGCGTATTCGCGGCCGCGGGGCGAGGTGTTTCCAATTGGGAGCTTCGGGCATACGGGATTTACTGGGACGTCGTTGTGGATGGATCCAGAGAGCGACAGCTTCGTTGTTGTTTTGTCGAATGCGATTCATCCCCGCGGTGCACCACCTATCTCGATGTTGCGGGGGCAAGTGGCCTCTGCTGCGGCCCGTGCGATGCGAATTGGCGCGGAGCATGCAACGACTTTTGCCAGCAGTCAGACGCTCACGGGAGTTGATGTGTTGGAGGCTACTCATTTCGAGGCTCTGGCGGAGGCTGCGAAACGCCACGGCAATCACTTGAGACTGGGGTTGCTGACGAATCAGACCGGAGTTGACCGCGAGGGCAGGCGGACGATCGACATATTGCAGCACAGCTTGCCGGAGGTTGAGCTGAAGACGTTGTTCTCTCCCGAGCATGGCCTTCTGGGGACCAAAGATGTTGTCAAGATCGGCAATGATGTGGATCCTGCGACCAAACTTCCGATACTGAGTCTGTATGGCGCGAAGCCTGAGCAGCGCCATCCCAGCCTCGAATCTCTGAAGAATCTGGATGCCGTGGTGATTGATCTGCAGGATGTTGGCGTTCGGTTCTTCACGTATGAGACCCTGGTTGGATATTTTCTCGAGGCAGCGGCGCAGGCTCACATCGAGATTATTCTGCTGGATCGTCCCAACCCCAACGGAGGTGTGGCGGTACAGGGGCCGGTGTCTGATGCAGGGGCCGAGTCCTATAACAACTACATGTCGATGCCTGTGCGAAACGGCATGACTCTCGGGGAGCTTGCGCTTTACTTCAACAGCGAACGGCGAGTTTCGGGTCCTACCTCGCCTAACATTCTGGTTCCTATTCATGCGCAGCTAGTTGTGGTGCCGATGCAGAACTGGTCTCGCACACAGTACTTTGATGAGACGGGACTGAAGTGGATCAATCCGAGCCCGAACCTGCGGACTCCGGCGGCGGCTACGCTCTATCCTGCTGTGGGCCTGGCTGAGATGACGAACATCTCCGTTGGCCGCGGAACAGACAAACCTTATGAGCATATTGGCGCACCCTACATTAATGCGCCGGAGTTGGCGGCATACCTGACCGCGCGAAAGATTTCCGGGGTAAGTTTCGCACCGACTAACTTTGCGGTGGCAGAGGACTCCAACCACTATCCCTCTCATGGGAAGACGATCCCTGGGATTGCTTTTACTGTGACGGATCGAGCTGTTTTCAACTCCCCTGAGATGGGGATCGAACTGCTCAGCGCGTTGCACCATCTCTATCCAGAGTTTCAGCTGGCAAAGGCCGCGTACTTGGTGACTAACGTGGATACGATGCAGTCGCTGACCAACCTGGACGACCCCCGTAAGATTGCAGCTGGATGGGCGAGGGAACTGGCTGCTTTCGAGCGCCAACGCGAAAACTACCTGCTTTACAAGTAA
- the phoU gene encoding phosphate signaling complex protein PhoU, with protein MPRINFQQQLVALKDKLLAMAALSQQALSLSLEAYLTGDMSLCDHVKEIEAAINAAERDVDEMAYDLLAKEQPMAIDLRFILSVIKINGDLERIGDQATNIASRTQYLQDSPKISLPIDIPDMGEKVGVMIRRAIQSLLEADAKLAESVLAMDDEIDDMNRDVQNELIEVMQQHPVVSGQALNAIIISRNLERAADHATNIAEDVIFWVRGSDVRHKLSLAEAD; from the coding sequence ATGCCCCGTATCAACTTTCAACAGCAATTGGTCGCTCTCAAAGACAAACTTCTCGCCATGGCTGCGCTCTCGCAACAGGCTCTTTCGTTGTCACTGGAAGCTTACCTTACCGGAGATATGAGCCTCTGCGACCACGTAAAGGAGATTGAAGCTGCGATCAACGCGGCGGAACGTGACGTAGATGAGATGGCGTACGACCTTCTGGCCAAAGAGCAGCCTATGGCTATCGATCTTCGTTTCATTCTGTCCGTGATCAAGATCAATGGCGATCTGGAGCGCATTGGGGACCAAGCGACGAACATCGCTTCGCGGACGCAGTATCTACAGGATTCTCCGAAGATCTCGCTGCCGATCGATATCCCGGATATGGGCGAGAAGGTTGGGGTGATGATCCGCAGGGCGATTCAGTCTTTGCTGGAGGCGGATGCGAAGCTGGCGGAGTCCGTACTTGCTATGGACGATGAGATCGACGATATGAACCGCGATGTGCAGAATGAGTTGATCGAGGTGATGCAACAGCATCCGGTGGTAAGCGGACAGGCGTTGAATGCGATCATCATCTCGCGGAACCTGGAGCGCGCAGCGGACCACGCTACCAACATCGCCGAAGATGTAATCTTCTGGGTTCGCGGCTCGGATGTTCGGCATAAGCTCTCACTCGCAGAAGCGGATTGA